From the Desulfonispora thiosulfatigenes DSM 11270 genome, one window contains:
- a CDS encoding sporulation protein YjcZ, with translation MVEDLGCGFGGNKGGCGGGWFGGESWTWIILIILFFVFICCCC, from the coding sequence ATGGTTGAAGATTTAGGTTGTGGTTTCGGTGGTAACAAAGGTGGCTGCGGTGGCGGATGGTTTGGTGGAGAAAGCTGGACTTGGATTATCTTAATTATTTTATTCTTCGTATTTATTTGCTGCTGCTGCTAA
- the glyS gene encoding glycine--tRNA ligase subunit beta: MANLLFEIGTEEIPAKFMPPALKQLKELAEKKLKEQRLKYKELNTYGTPRRIVLEIKDLDSRQEDLEDEVKGPSAKAAYDAEGNLSKAALGFAKGQGVDPKDLQIKDTPNGQYVFANRKEIGKDANEVLKEMLPGLALSLYFPKPMRWGDKETRYARPIRWLVALLDTEIIPFEIEGIHSDRITRGHRFLGSDHIMIKEASAYFSLMKDNYVIVDQAERKKLIVEQIIELNKTIEGKVESDENLLNEIVYLVEYPTALVGGFSKDYLEIPKECIITPMKEHQRYFPVLKEDGELLPMFVTVRNGDSEHLDIVRQGNEKVLKARLDDAKFFFDEDRKKKLEDYVEKLKTVVFQAKLGTIYEKVERIEKGAKNLIASLNIDEETSKRALRAAYLAKADLETNMVYEFSELQGIMGSKYALYSGENEIVAKAIFEHYLPRNADDFLPETIEGTLISIADKIDTITGCFLVGIEPTGSQDPYALRRQALGICKILLAKKLDINLTTLIARSIENYAQKLEINNTEEIIKKIYDFFELRVRNILTDANYRYDVIEAIISVGYDHLNHIVMKAEALNEIKGTEEFTKLLTAFTRANNLAKKAESIVINEEYLVEDSEKELYQVLTKGQEVVQKALENHKFKEVLQVISKFEEPINKFFADVMVMDKDEKIKNNRLALLKQITLLVEPIADLTKIVQD, translated from the coding sequence ATGGCAAATTTACTTTTTGAAATTGGTACAGAAGAAATTCCAGCAAAGTTTATGCCTCCTGCCTTAAAACAATTAAAAGAATTAGCAGAAAAAAAGTTAAAGGAACAACGTCTTAAATATAAAGAATTAAATACTTATGGAACTCCTAGAAGGATTGTATTAGAAATTAAGGATTTAGATAGCAGACAAGAAGATTTAGAAGATGAAGTTAAAGGCCCTTCAGCAAAGGCCGCCTATGATGCTGAGGGGAACTTAAGTAAAGCTGCTTTAGGATTTGCTAAAGGTCAAGGTGTAGATCCTAAAGATTTACAAATAAAAGATACGCCAAATGGTCAATATGTTTTTGCTAATAGAAAAGAAATAGGTAAAGATGCAAATGAAGTATTAAAAGAAATGTTACCAGGTTTAGCGTTAAGTTTATATTTTCCTAAGCCTATGCGTTGGGGCGATAAAGAAACTCGTTATGCTCGCCCAATTAGATGGTTAGTTGCTTTACTTGATACTGAAATTATTCCTTTTGAAATTGAAGGAATACACAGTGATCGTATTACTAGAGGGCACCGTTTCCTAGGATCTGATCATATTATGATTAAAGAAGCATCAGCTTATTTTAGTCTGATGAAAGATAATTATGTAATTGTTGACCAAGCCGAAAGAAAGAAACTTATTGTAGAGCAAATTATTGAATTAAATAAAACAATTGAGGGTAAAGTCGAGTCTGATGAAAACTTATTAAATGAAATTGTTTATTTAGTTGAATATCCGACAGCATTAGTGGGTGGGTTTTCTAAAGATTACTTAGAAATTCCTAAAGAATGTATTATAACGCCAATGAAAGAGCATCAAAGATATTTCCCTGTTTTAAAAGAAGATGGTGAATTATTACCAATGTTTGTTACAGTTCGTAATGGTGATAGCGAACATTTAGATATTGTAAGACAAGGAAATGAAAAGGTTTTAAAAGCACGTTTAGATGATGCTAAGTTTTTCTTTGATGAGGATAGAAAGAAAAAATTAGAAGACTATGTAGAAAAATTAAAAACAGTAGTTTTCCAAGCAAAGTTAGGTACAATTTATGAAAAAGTAGAAAGAATTGAAAAAGGCGCTAAAAACCTAATTGCTAGTTTAAACATTGACGAAGAAACAAGTAAAAGAGCATTAAGAGCTGCTTATTTAGCTAAGGCTGACTTAGAAACTAATATGGTTTATGAGTTCTCTGAATTACAAGGAATAATGGGTTCGAAATATGCTCTGTACTCTGGTGAAAATGAAATAGTAGCCAAAGCAATTTTTGAGCATTATTTACCTCGTAATGCTGATGACTTTTTACCGGAGACTATTGAAGGAACTTTAATTAGTATTGCTGATAAAATAGATACAATAACAGGATGTTTTTTAGTTGGTATTGAGCCAACAGGTTCTCAAGATCCATATGCATTAAGAAGACAAGCACTAGGAATATGTAAAATTTTATTAGCAAAAAAATTAGATATAAATCTAACTACTTTAATTGCAAGATCTATAGAAAATTACGCCCAAAAGCTTGAAATCAATAATACAGAAGAAATAATTAAAAAAATCTACGATTTCTTTGAATTAAGAGTAAGGAATATCTTAACTGATGCTAATTATCGTTATGATGTAATTGAAGCTATCATATCAGTAGGATATGATCACCTCAATCATATTGTTATGAAAGCAGAAGCTTTAAATGAAATTAAAGGTACTGAGGAATTCACAAAATTATTAACTGCATTTACGCGAGCTAATAATTTAGCTAAAAAGGCTGAAAGTATTGTAATAAATGAAGAATATTTAGTTGAAGATAGCGAAAAAGAGCTTTATCAAGTATTAACAAAAGGTCAAGAGGTAGTACAAAAGGCTCTAGAAAATCACAAGTTTAAAGAAGTATTACAAGTAATTAGTAAATTTGAAGAACCGATTAATAAATTTTTCGCTGATGTAATGGTTATGGATAAGGATGAAAAAATAAAAAATAACCGTTTAGCACTTTTAAAACAAATTACGCTATTAGTAGAACCTATTGCTGATTTAACTAAAATAGTACAAGACTAA
- the glyQ gene encoding glycine--tRNA ligase subunit alpha, translating to MNFQDIILTLNDFWGKHGCIIQQPYDMEKGAGTMNPATFLRSLGPEPWNVAYVEPSRRPTDGRYGENPNRLQHYYQYQVILKPSPENFQELYLDSLRALGINPLEHDIRFVEDNWESPTLGAWGLGWEVWLDGMEITQFTYFQQCGGIDCKPVSGEITYGIERIAMFIQKKDSVYDIEWVENISYGDVHHQNEVDYSEYNFEVADTEMLFNLFNAYEKEALRVIERGLVQPAYDYVLKCSHTFNLLDARGAISVTQRTGYIGRVRNMARVCAQGYVDQREKIGYPLIKDENQRKKLGLNSLKEEK from the coding sequence ATGAACTTTCAAGATATCATTTTGACCCTAAACGATTTTTGGGGTAAGCATGGTTGTATTATTCAACAACCTTACGATATGGAAAAAGGTGCAGGAACTATGAATCCAGCTACTTTTTTAAGGTCACTAGGACCAGAGCCGTGGAATGTTGCTTATGTAGAACCTTCTAGACGTCCAACTGATGGCAGATATGGGGAAAATCCTAATAGGCTACAACATTATTATCAATATCAAGTAATACTTAAGCCGTCCCCTGAAAATTTTCAAGAACTATATTTAGATAGCTTACGTGCTCTTGGGATTAATCCTTTAGAACATGACATTCGTTTTGTAGAGGATAACTGGGAGTCCCCTACTCTAGGTGCATGGGGATTAGGCTGGGAAGTTTGGTTAGATGGTATGGAAATCACCCAATTTACTTACTTTCAGCAATGCGGAGGTATAGACTGCAAGCCTGTATCTGGTGAAATAACCTATGGTATTGAGCGTATTGCTATGTTTATTCAAAAAAAAGATAGTGTTTATGATATAGAGTGGGTAGAGAATATTTCTTATGGAGATGTTCACCATCAAAATGAGGTAGATTATTCTGAGTATAATTTTGAGGTAGCAGATACAGAAATGTTATTTAACTTATTTAATGCTTATGAAAAAGAAGCTTTGAGAGTTATAGAGCGGGGATTAGTCCAACCTGCATATGATTATGTTTTAAAATGTTCACATACCTTTAATCTTTTAGATGCAAGAGGAGCTATTAGCGTAACCCAAAGGACAGGCTATATTGGTAGAGTTAGAAATATGGCAAGAGTTTGTGCTCAAGGTTATGTTGATCAAAGAGAAAAAATAGGTTATCCATTAATTAAGGATGAAAATCAAAGAAAAAAATTAGGCTTAAATTCTTTAAAGGAGGAGAAATAA
- a CDS encoding electron transfer flavoprotein subunit beta/FixA family protein — protein MHYVVCVKQVPDTTEVKIDPKTNTLIREGVPSIMNPYDVHAVEAAIQLKEKYGGKVTVLSMGPPLAKEVLKKAIGLGADEAVLISDRAFAGADSLATSYALTKAIEKINEQEKIDLIICGKQAIDGDTAQVGPGIASRLNISQLTYVMEIKEISDNSISVFRKVKGGQELSKTKLPALLTVITDINDVRYSSLDNLIKAARFDYKTWTKDNLDADIEHLGLKGSATMVRNIFAPPQREKGEIIPGGEGNGEKAIATLLDKLIPLDIIPN, from the coding sequence ATGCACTATGTGGTTTGCGTAAAGCAGGTTCCAGACACTACAGAAGTAAAAATAGACCCTAAAACAAATACTTTAATCAGAGAAGGGGTTCCATCAATTATGAACCCATATGATGTTCATGCTGTCGAAGCTGCTATACAGTTAAAAGAAAAGTATGGTGGTAAAGTAACAGTGTTAAGTATGGGTCCACCTTTAGCAAAAGAAGTATTAAAAAAAGCAATTGGTTTAGGTGCTGATGAGGCGGTATTGATTTCAGATAGGGCTTTTGCTGGAGCGGATAGTTTAGCTACAAGTTATGCTTTAACAAAGGCTATTGAAAAAATTAATGAACAAGAAAAAATTGATTTGATTATTTGTGGAAAACAGGCAATAGATGGTGATACAGCTCAAGTTGGACCAGGTATTGCTTCACGTTTAAACATATCTCAATTAACATATGTTATGGAGATAAAAGAAATTAGTGATAATTCCATTTCGGTATTTCGCAAAGTAAAAGGTGGTCAGGAATTAAGTAAAACAAAATTACCAGCCTTACTTACTGTAATTACTGATATAAATGATGTGAGATATTCTAGCTTAGATAATTTAATTAAAGCTGCTCGTTTTGATTATAAAACGTGGACTAAAGATAATTTAGATGCTGACATAGAACATTTAGGTTTAAAGGGTTCAGCAACAATGGTAAGAAATATTTTTGCTCCTCCACAAAGAGAAAAGGGCGAAATTATTCCTGGTGGGGAAGGTAATGGTGAAAAAGCAATAGCTACTCTTTTAGATAAATTAATACCATTAGATATAATTCCAAATTAA
- a CDS encoding TerC/Alx family metal homeostasis membrane protein produces the protein MSTKKDLSWVAFWVGAALIFNLGIYFFMGPQKALEFLGGYIIEQSLSIDNLFLFLVIFSSFGLESKYQHRVLNYGIFGAIVLRLIFVVLGVAVVNRFHSIMYIFGIILIVTGIKVLVQKEKEKDFRNSKLIKFIGKFIPFTHKLEGQKFFVKKNGILHATPLFAILLVIEGSDVIFAIDSIPAIFSITKDPFIIYSSNIFAIMGLRSMYFVLEKVSGAFRFVKQGVAMILTFTGVKLAILYFHIEIPIVLSIGIIFGILALSVIASVLYDRYMKDKKARLASVK, from the coding sequence ATGTCAACTAAAAAAGATTTATCTTGGGTTGCCTTTTGGGTTGGGGCAGCGTTAATTTTCAACCTGGGGATTTATTTTTTTATGGGTCCTCAAAAGGCACTTGAGTTTTTAGGTGGGTATATAATTGAGCAAAGTTTATCTATTGATAATTTATTTTTGTTTTTAGTTATTTTTAGTAGTTTTGGACTTGAGTCTAAATATCAACATAGGGTTTTAAATTATGGAATTTTTGGAGCTATTGTTTTAAGACTTATTTTCGTAGTTTTAGGGGTTGCAGTAGTAAATCGTTTCCATAGTATTATGTATATTTTTGGTATAATTTTAATTGTGACAGGTATTAAAGTTTTGGTACAAAAAGAAAAGGAAAAGGATTTTCGAAACTCTAAATTAATTAAGTTCATTGGTAAATTTATCCCCTTTACTCATAAATTAGAGGGGCAAAAGTTTTTTGTGAAGAAAAATGGCATACTTCATGCTACCCCTTTATTCGCAATTCTACTTGTGATAGAAGGGTCAGATGTAATTTTTGCGATTGATTCGATACCAGCCATTTTCTCAATAACTAAAGATCCTTTTATTATTTACTCATCTAATATTTTTGCTATTATGGGATTAAGAAGCATGTATTTTGTCTTGGAAAAAGTTAGTGGAGCCTTTAGATTTGTGAAACAAGGGGTAGCCATGATCCTAACCTTTACAGGGGTGAAATTAGCCATTCTGTATTTCCATATAGAGATACCAATTGTCCTTAGTATAGGAATTATCTTTGGTATTTTAGCTTTAAGTGTGATTGCTTCTGTTTTATATGATAGGTACATGAAAGATAAAAAGGCAAGGTTGGCAAGCGTTAAATAA
- the typA gene encoding translational GTPase TypA, with protein MIKEKIRNIAIIAHVDHGKTTLVDQLLSQSGIYRENEKVTERVMDSNDLEKERGITILAKNTSISYEGYKINIIDTPGHADFGGEVERIMKMVDGVVLVVDAFEGCMPQTKFVLKKALEQNLVPILVVNKIDRENARVEGVVDEVLDLFIDLGANEDQIEFPVIYASGLRGIAGETIDSVGEDIVPLFNTIIKHIPCPSGELEAPLQMQVTLLDYSDYLGRIGIGVIKRGTIKNGTMASIMKRDGKVETLRISKLYGFEGLKRVEIQEASVGEIVAVSGMGDLNVGETVCSPECVEALDFIKIDEPTLQMSFIVNNSPFAGKEGDPITARKLGARLMKEMETDVSLKVSETDRPEIFLVAGRGELHLSILIENMRREGYEFQVSKPQVIFKKLDGVKMEPFENLTIDVPEEYLGTVMEKIGIRKGELVNMNNINGEVRVEYSIPARGLVGFRNEFLTDTRGYGILNHSFDEYKPYKGEITSRRNGVLIAFETGTASNYGLVAAEERGTLFISAGTDVYEGMVVGENSREQDMEVNICKHKNLTNMRTSGKDDTVKLKAPRILSLEEAISYAGDDEYLEVTPESIRLRKKYLDKSERVREAKSAKLMA; from the coding sequence GTGATAAAGGAAAAAATTAGAAATATTGCCATAATAGCCCACGTTGACCACGGTAAAACAACCTTAGTAGATCAGTTATTATCTCAATCAGGTATTTATAGGGAAAATGAAAAGGTAACTGAAAGAGTAATGGACTCGAATGATCTAGAAAAAGAAAGAGGCATAACGATATTAGCTAAAAACACTTCAATTAGTTATGAAGGATATAAAATAAATATTATTGATACACCAGGTCATGCCGATTTTGGTGGAGAAGTAGAACGTATCATGAAAATGGTTGATGGAGTTGTATTAGTTGTAGATGCATTTGAAGGATGTATGCCACAGACTAAATTTGTTTTAAAGAAAGCTTTAGAGCAAAATTTAGTGCCAATTTTAGTAGTTAATAAAATAGATAGAGAAAATGCTCGTGTAGAAGGTGTAGTAGATGAAGTTTTAGATTTATTTATTGACCTTGGTGCAAATGAAGATCAAATAGAGTTTCCTGTTATTTATGCTTCTGGTTTAAGAGGGATAGCTGGAGAAACAATTGATAGTGTTGGTGAGGATATTGTTCCTTTATTTAATACAATTATTAAACATATACCATGTCCAAGTGGTGAGTTAGAAGCACCGTTACAGATGCAAGTTACGCTACTAGATTATAGTGATTACCTAGGTCGTATTGGGATTGGGGTAATTAAAAGAGGTACTATTAAAAATGGTACGATGGCTTCAATCATGAAAAGAGACGGAAAAGTGGAAACTTTAAGGATTAGTAAATTATATGGCTTTGAAGGTTTAAAAAGAGTAGAAATTCAAGAAGCAAGTGTTGGGGAAATTGTTGCGGTAAGTGGAATGGGTGACTTAAATGTAGGAGAAACAGTTTGTAGTCCTGAATGTGTAGAAGCTTTAGATTTTATTAAAATAGACGAGCCTACTTTACAAATGAGTTTTATTGTTAATAATTCTCCTTTTGCGGGAAAAGAAGGAGATCCTATTACAGCTAGAAAACTTGGTGCAAGACTTATGAAAGAAATGGAAACAGATGTTTCTTTAAAGGTTTCTGAAACAGATAGGCCAGAAATATTCTTAGTAGCAGGTCGTGGAGAACTTCATTTATCAATTCTAATCGAAAACATGAGAAGAGAAGGATATGAGTTCCAAGTATCAAAACCACAAGTAATATTTAAAAAACTTGATGGCGTTAAAATGGAGCCTTTTGAAAACTTAACCATTGATGTTCCAGAGGAATATTTAGGAACTGTTATGGAAAAGATAGGAATTAGAAAAGGCGAATTAGTAAACATGAATAATATCAATGGAGAAGTAAGAGTAGAATATTCAATTCCAGCTCGTGGTTTAGTAGGGTTTAGAAATGAATTCTTAACTGATACTAGGGGTTATGGAATACTAAATCATAGTTTTGATGAATATAAACCTTACAAAGGTGAAATAACTAGTAGAAGAAATGGCGTTTTAATTGCTTTTGAAACAGGAACTGCTTCAAATTATGGTTTAGTTGCTGCCGAAGAAAGAGGAACTTTATTTATTTCAGCTGGAACAGATGTTTATGAAGGTATGGTAGTAGGGGAAAATAGTAGAGAACAAGATATGGAAGTTAATATTTGTAAACACAAAAACTTAACTAACATGAGAACATCTGGAAAAGACGATACAGTAAAACTTAAAGCTCCACGCATCTTAAGTTTAGAAGAAGCAATAAGTTATGCTGGTGACGATGAATATTTAGAAGTAACTCCAGAGAGCATTAGATTAAGAAAGAAATATTTGGATAAAAGCGAAAGAGTAAGAGAAGCTAAAAGTGCCAAACTAATGGCATAA